One Amaranthus tricolor cultivar Red isolate AtriRed21 chromosome 10, ASM2621246v1, whole genome shotgun sequence genomic window carries:
- the LOC130824841 gene encoding uncharacterized protein LOC130824841 encodes MPHSGESNSKDVGISEAITDEASSEAVHEKEKAKEEALQVPPITLPFPNRQVKSKLEKQLGKFLEVVKNLQVIVPFIELITQVPAYAKFMKDILTRKRAFSEVDTVAFTEQCSALLQNKSPPKLKDPGSFSIPCHIGKLFIDKSLCDLGASVSVMPFSVYSKLKMGDLKVTNITLQMADRSVKYPLGILEDVPVRVGKFYIPVYFVVLDMEEDQQIPIILGKPFLHTAGAVIDVKNGRLTLSMGDDNVTFNLSNALKGPMLEEKCHVIDVIDVICHDNLPLTLMKDSLEAVLCLESSTELSHSKSKRVQRLVRPICKVEVKKSELKPLPSHLKYVFLDEQELHPVIVSTTFNDAQLSQLLDVLETHKKAIGYSVDDLKGISPDFCMHRIHLEEDNNPCIQPQRR; translated from the exons ATGCCTCACAGTGGAGAGTCAAATTCGAAAGATGTGGGCATTTCTGAAGCGATTACTGATGAAGCATCTTCTGAGGCAGTGCACGAGAAGGAGAAAGCGAAAGAAGAGGCATTGCAAGTGCCTCCCATCACACTTCCTTTTCCCAACCGCCAAGTGAAGAGCAAGCTTGAAAAGCAGTTAGGTAAGTTCTTGGAGGTGGTTAAGAATTTGCAGGTAATAGTTCCTTTTATTGAATTAATCACACAAGTGCCTGCTTATGCTAAATTCATGAAGGACATATTGACTAGGAAAAGAGCTTTTAGTGAGGTGGATACAGTTGCTTTTACTGAACAATGTAGTGCTTTGCTACAAAATAAATCCCCTCCAAAACTGAAAGATCCTGGTAGTTTCTCCATCCCTTGTCACATTGGAAAACTGTTTATTGATAAATCTTTATGTGATTTAGGAGCTAGTGTCAGTGTAATGCCTTTTTCTGTCTATTCTAAACTGAAAATGGGAGATTTAAAAGTCACTAATATTACCTTACAAATGGCTGACCGTTCTGTTAAATATCCTTTGGGTATTTTGGAGGACGTCCCTGTTAGGGTAGGTAAGTTTTATATCCCTGTTTATTTTGTTGTCCTTGATATGGAGGAAGATCAACAAATccctattattttaggaaaaccTTTCCTTCATACGGCAGGAGCAGTAATTGATGTGAAAAATGGTAGACTAACACTTTCTATGGGGGATGACAATGTAACTTTCAATTTGAGCAATGCTTTGAAAGGTCCCATGCTTGAGGAAAAATGCCATGTTATTGATGTAATTGATGTGATTTGTCATGATAACTTGCCCCTAACTCTTATGAAAGATTCTTTGGAGGCCGTTCTTTGTCTTGAATCTTCTACAG AACTTAGTCACAGCAAGAGCAAGAGAGTGCAGAGGTTAGTTCGGCCTATATGCAAAGTTGAGGTAAAGAAGTCTGAACTAAAACCTCTCCCTTCCCATCTTAAGTATGTTTTTCTTGATGAGCAAGAGCTCCATCCTGTTATCGTCAGCACTACATTCAATGATGCCCAACTTTCCCAACTTTTGGATGTTCTGGAAACTCACAAGAAGGCCATTGGGTATAGTGTTGATGATTTGAAGGGTATTAGTCCCGACTTTTGCATGCATAGGATTCATTTGGAAGAAGATAACAATCCTTGTATTCAACCACAAAGGCGCTAA